Part of the Candidatus Angelobacter sp. genome is shown below.
GACCTCGCCAAATTCCGTTTTCACCTCCACGAATTCACGTTTCAATTTGCGTCGCTCAGCGGCATGACGGCGAACGCCAAAGGCGCTCGTCTCACGCAGCATGAGTTCGGAAAACCGGTCGGCATCGGCAGGGGCGCAGAGGACGGTGAGCAGGACGCCGGGCCGGTTTTTTTTCATCTGGACCGGCGTGTGGAACACGTCGAGCGCGCCCTCGGCAAAAGCTTTTTCAACAAAGTGGCCGAGAATCTCGGCGTTGATGTCGTCCAGGTTGGTTTCGATGACAGCGACGGTGTTGGTGTCCCAGTCGTTTGTCACCTTGGAACTCGCGGACGTCGTTTCACCCAAAACGGCGCGCAACACATTGGGTCGAGTCTGATTGTCGCGTGTGCCAAGGCCATAACCGATCTTCGTCGCCACCAGCCCCTGCATGGGTGCGAAATTTTCTGCGAACTCGGCCAACAAAGCCGCTCCGGTGGGCGTGACCAGTTCGTGCGCCTCGTCGCATTGTGTCACACCGACGCCGCGCGCGCCGAGAATCTCCAGGGTCGCAGGAGCGGGCAGGGGAAAACGGCCGTGCGCACAGTTGATGAACCCGGAGCCTTCGACGACCGGTGCTGCGGACACGCGCGGTTTGCCGAGTTGTTCCAGGGCGATGCACGCGCCGACAATGTCCACGATGGAATCCACCGCGCCGACTTCGTGGAAATGAACCTGCTCCGGGGGCAGACCATGAATTTTTCCCTCCGCAACAGCGATGCGATGAAACACGGCGATGGACTTCTGCTTCACCCAGGCGGAAAGCCCGGCGTGTTGAATCAGTTCCTTGATCTGCGCAAAGTTGCGTCCGTGGGCATGGGCCTCTTCGTGTCCGGCATTGTGTGTGTGATGATGGTGGGCTTCGATGAACTCCGTTTCACACTTCTCCGTGCCACTGCCCAGCTTCAATCGCAGCACCGCGGTGAATTCGTGAGGTTCGGGCAGTTCCTCGGTCGCTTCAAGCCAGGCGCCCTGCCGTTTGAACTGGAACAGTTGGCGCCTTTTTTTCGGACGGATCGTTTCGACGGTAACGTTCTTCGCTGCGACCGGCGCGAGAGGTTTGCCGGTGGAATCGAAAAAATAGAGCCGGAAACGCGGCGGGACATTGGTTTCGAACACACTGAGTTCCGCCTTCCCGAACGACGTTTTCACCAGCGGCCCGCCGTGTGGACCGTGATCGGGGTCGTGTTCGTGTCCCCGGGCATGTGAGTGCGTTGTCCCGTCGGCGTGGGTGTGTTCGTGGGAATGTTCGCCCGCAACGTGCACGTCGAACTTCGTGCCGGCGATGCCCATCTTCTGGCCGTGGTCGACGTGCAGGTGCCAGCCGTCGAGTCTGAGCTTTGCGAGTTCGCGCTCGAGCGCCCGTGGGTCAACGCCGAGATCGATCATCGCGCCGACAAACATATCGCCGCTGATGCCGCTGAAAATGTCGAGGTAAAGCGTTTTCATTCCTGCAGCGCCGGCCACGGATCACCGTGGTCGCAGTTTTCATTTCGTGCCCGCGCAAAGCGCATTGATCTGGCTGGCGGCGTAGCCTGCGCCGAAGCCGTTGTCGATGTTCACCACCGTCACGCCGCTGCCGCAACTGTTCAACATGCCGAGCAGCGCCGCAAGTCCGCCGAAACTG
Proteins encoded:
- the larC gene encoding nickel pincer cofactor biosynthesis protein LarC, producing the protein MKTLYLDIFSGISGDMFVGAMIDLGVDPRALERELAKLRLDGWHLHVDHGQKMGIAGTKFDVHVAGEHSHEHTHADGTTHSHARGHEHDPDHGPHGGPLVKTSFGKAELSVFETNVPPRFRLYFFDSTGKPLAPVAAKNVTVETIRPKKRRQLFQFKRQGAWLEATEELPEPHEFTAVLRLKLGSGTEKCETEFIEAHHHHTHNAGHEEAHAHGRNFAQIKELIQHAGLSAWVKQKSIAVFHRIAVAEGKIHGLPPEQVHFHEVGAVDSIVDIVGACIALEQLGKPRVSAAPVVEGSGFINCAHGRFPLPAPATLEILGARGVGVTQCDEAHELVTPTGAALLAEFAENFAPMQGLVATKIGYGLGTRDNQTRPNVLRAVLGETTSASSKVTNDWDTNTVAVIETNLDDINAEILGHFVEKAFAEGALDVFHTPVQMKKNRPGVLLTVLCAPADADRFSELMLRETSAFGVRRHAAERRKLKREFVEVKTEFGEVIVKVGKLNGKVVQTSPEYESCRKLAKQAGVPLKQVYEAATKTAKN